The Xyrauchen texanus isolate HMW12.3.18 chromosome 33, RBS_HiC_50CHRs, whole genome shotgun sequence region CAAACTTTAAAAAATTTGtcattgaacacaaaataaaaatgaaagcctttgtaaaatatcacaaaataccTGCCGCACTGACTGCGTGTACAGAATACAGTGTTAATGTCATCAATTCAATTGCTTTCACAACTTTTTGAGGTGGTGTTTGATTCTGTGAACAAAGACAGTATAATAAGGTTAATTAAACGATGCATATCTCGCGTTGTGAATAcaccgttgccatgacaatgcgcTATGTAGCGCAAAATCAAAGAtgtctctaaaaaaaaaatggaaaagaaaaaaacgAATATGTCCCTACGATAAAGAATCCACAACACGGTTACTTAAATTACGTTActtcagaaatgtatttcaagTATTCGCATGGTCTTTTATGTATGTTGATATATTTACGTCACATGCGTAACCGATGATGGCACTCTGGGGCGGTTTTCACAGCCTGAAGTAtaagtcaccatttaatttcattgcatctttttccccatacaatgaaataaatggtggctgaggctgtcattctgcctaacatctccctttatGTTATGGATTTAGAACAACATGGGAGTGaatgatgacattattttcatcttCCTTTACTAGAACTCTGATCATACTGTCTAACATTTCAAGTTGGCATTGGTTTTCCTACAGGAGCAGTACTTCAGGCAAGCCTCCATCTTTATCTGCCTCTTCATTATCAATCAGACCACCTACTCCTGCTAAAAGTGTATCCCTTGGTCGAGGCCCAGGGGGCATTGGGACTGTAAGACCGTCGTCTCGACCAAGTCCCGGTGCAGTCTTTACACCGTCTCCTAGcctccctccaccacctcctcTTCTGCAGGTTTCACCACACACTTCGACAGGTACAATTTACCAACCCACTACACTACTGTGAAATATTAAATACCACTGATTGCACATGactatttatatatgtgattaatttacAAACTTGACTGTAActgtttaaggaatattctgggttcaatacaagtgaaactcaatcgacagcttttgtggaataatgttgattaccaaaacatttatttagacttgtccttccttttcttaaaaaaaaaagaaaaaactgaaatttgGATCACAGTGAGTCACAACcatttaaaatattctgttttaaaagtatatccacaacACATAAACAACATGCATCTCAAAAtaattgtagtgtgataaaattgctttgatttgtttgattttatcagaagaattaatgtaagcgcttttataaaataagtttcacatttctgcctttaaaccctcccaaaaattgccccattcacttccattgtgcttagattttagcattttttttaaagaagggtggaattctaattattttattattaacattatgccaaaaatgcgattgagcttaacttgagaaccatgaatattccttttaaatattCTTAGAAAGTGAGTGTTTATGTTGTTATGATGGAAGTTATTCTGTTCCTATCCTGCACTCCTTCAGAAAGTTAaagttctttcttttttcatccATTAACAGATCAGGATGTGATCTGTCAAGATTTGCCAGAATCCAGTGCACCTGGAGGACCGTCCGTGTCAGGTTCAAGTTCTGGGACCTCCAGTAGATCCTCGCAGGCCCAGAACTCAATCCCCACAATGGCCTACCAGTTCCATCAGCACAATCACCAGCACCAGCACACTCATACTCACCAACACTTCTTGCATCACACCGCAGCAGCAGCACCACTGGTGAGAATTTAACAAAAGCCAatggagggggcctgggtagctcagcaagtaaagacaccgactaccacacctggagtcacaagtttgaatccagggtgtgctgagtgattccagtaaggcttcctaagcaaccaattggcccggttgctaggttgggtagagtcacgttgggttaaactcctcgtggtcgctataatgtggttctcgctctcgcttgggcacgtggtgagttgtgcgtggatgccgcagagaatatagtgaagcctccacacatgctaggtctccgcggtaatgcgctcaacaagccacgtgataagatgtgcggattgactgtttccgatgaggaggcaactgagatttgtcctctgccacccggattgaagtgagtcactacgccaccacgaggacctagatcgcattaggaattgggcgtgccagattggggagaaaaggggaggaggAAAAATAACAATAGCCAATGGATGGCTCATTTAAAAAAGTATCTGGTTATGACGTTTCACgcaatttatattttcttttgtggTTGTTTTTTTCACAGTTTGATAAGTATCCAGGCAAGATAGAGGGTCTGTTTCGACACCCCGTAAGTGTTATCTTGATTTTGTTGTCTATAGTTAAGCTTTTAGATTTGACATtgttaaaatgaaatgtaatagattaattcataaaaattgttaatttatTGGGACTCTATTAAATCTAAAGTCTGCAGGGCAACTTTTGAAGTTAAGTTCAGAATAGCATCTATttcttaaatgtttatttattttctctctccttTGAAGTTTTTTCCTCAGTACCCACCATCTGTGCCTGGAATACAGCCTGTTCTTCCACCCACTGGACCTTTCAGTTCATTGCAGGGAGCTTTTCAGCCTAAGGTATGTGTTGCTTGTCATTTAGGCATAGTTTTGAATATTGAAATCTGAAAGCTCTGTGTCCTGTGTATAAAGGATGATTTTTGATTAAAATCAAATTAGAATGCTTGCTATAACCACAATACACAGTGATCTTGAAGAAAGAGAGACTTCATCAAACTAAGTATTTTGAGAACTGAAAGTTATATTATGTTTGAATGGTACATCAAACTCTTATTTCAAAAGATCATGAACAATTCACATCTTCATGACGACCCATTTGTAGCCATGTGATGCAAGTGTTTGCCATCAAACCCTGCCATATTTTTTctgcttttctttttcttaaaggggtcatataatgccattattgtacaagttaatatgactctttagggtctaaatgaaaactttgtaatatacttttattaaaaattctcattagtattttaagaaaacactaattttacctgctcaaaaacagctctgttttcagcacgccgtttcagtgcatatgactttaaatgacaatgagctttggtcaccccgccccttcttagcaaaaccagctttatactgaccctcgtttataaagcagtctggtgaaaaatgattcgcgcaaacatgaacgcattgatgttgctcgtggggaatattcccatcgtaaacaaaactcagccactgcgtcttcagcggttcagatttaggaacatcaaaatgactgctgtgttcgttattacaccgaagaacagaacaccacaatcgcttaggcgccattctgctccagtgtttcaacaatgatgacggactatgattgacagctcgctcacgagcgagggcgggtctgtgttgaaacactgctgtcaatcaacaatcctgggaggggcgtccgaccgtgtgacgtcacacggtcgaacggctcgatttgaggcaggggaaaatatataaggagattaaaacaaaaacactggatggatttttatcataataggatggttgtgtacaggcacaaccaacacacatttcagtacaatcaacttgaaaaagtgcatgtaccattatatgacccctttaagtctaGTTCATTATGTTGGTTACAATAGTGTAATGTTATTGACAGCTTGTTGCCCTTCAGGGGGCTGCTTCTGAGATGAATCCTGGTTTGGGAGTTGTACCTCCCCATCTGCAACCTAAAGCTACAAGGGTAAACATTATGATgcatatttgtattttgtctgtTGAAATGCTTACATTTTGGATTTCTCAAATTAATtaatgagaataatttttttcataagcAAGATCTTTAtggaaattgttttaaaaatgtctgatgttTCCTGTCTTTTCTGTGTCCACAGCTTACAGACCCATTTGCACCACCACCGAAAGTCAGTAATGTAAGTTAGACTCTACTTTGTTTTGCATTTAATACCCAGTTGTTGACCTAATGACTAGATTGGAAATCCCTTGTAATTGGAATTTTTCTTAGCAGAAACCTGGAAAATGGTGTGCTATGCATGTCCGTGTGGCCTGGATGATTCTAAGGCATCAAGAGAAAGTCAAggttttatttttgctttcatttgTAATGGCCCATAAAACTAGTTGAAGTActttccaaaatattttaaaaataaaaacaatgttattCAGTTTACACCACAATTTTTAAATGGTATTTTCAGACATATATTGACCTCTCTTGTTATCTTCCTCAGCTTATGCAGGCTGATCCTCAAAAGCTGGACTTCCGTAATGACCTGCTGCCACGACTCCCTGGCCCTGGTATTGGAGGACTAGGAGGTCTAGGGCCACTTGGTCCCCTTCCACCAACTCATGATCTTACAAGACCAGGAAGCCTGTTCGTAGCCACTGGTGGGTGGTACTCCTTACACTTATTCCTTTTAATCAGTTAATCAGGTATTTTGCAGGTAACATAAGCCTgtaatgtttattaaaaacagCAAGGCTGGGCAATGTATTTACAGTCAAATCACTGTTAAGCCATGAAAGTGAGGTGTTTTCATCTGCTAAATCACAGTTGACatgcaagaaaaaataaaaaaaggatgtGAGGGGTTTTTAAAGTACAACTTTGCTATCTACTTTACCGTCTAAATTAGAAAGACTTATAGAGGACATAAACCACCAGCTTGTCTAAAATTCAACACTCAATGGTAGTCCATTTATGGGTGTTTAAGCTTTTGTCTGAGTTGACCCATGTCTTCTCAGGTGGAGTCAATCCGTCCTCCACACCATTCATGCCTCCATCAACGCCCCACTCCTCTTTCCTCACCCCAGCTGCACATCTGGGTAAGAGACTGATTTTGAGAAAGTCGGTAATTGACAAGCACCATGTTGTCAAATCTTGCAAGTAGTTGAATCAAATGTCAATATAACCCATATATTCCATTCACTCTGGATGCTGCTCTTGGACCTGAGTAGGTCTGTTTTCCAGGCTTGCTTCGTTACCTAGCTTTTTAGAGcaaaatttacattatatttattagaACTATGAAGACAGTTTTCATCATTACTAATGACCTCTTTCTCTTGTTGCAGACCCATATGGTCGTTCACCCCCCTTCTCTTCTCTGGGAGCCTTGGGTTCTGGTGCCTTTGGGGGCTTAGGCAGCCCCACAATAGGTTTGTCACGCTTTTTCATTCATTAATTGGGTGATTCTAACTGGAATGTcgtaatttattatattttttttatacatatttgtgaaaataaaaataaatatgtatgtatatattagaCATAtgttagtatactgtatataaaaagatTCAGTGAAGGACAGTGTTTTATCAGTCACATTTTCTCTCAGCCAAAgacaaatttaatttttttatttttttattcacatttagcTGCAAGTGCGGTTGGAGGTTTAGGTAACCCCCATGATCCATGGAATCGTCTGCATGTTACCCCTCCTTTTTTCCCCTCTGGATCCTCTTGGGTTAAAGgacctgagaaaagagatgataGAGGAAAGGACATGGAGAGAAGAGAGCTGACTCATATAAAAGATGAAAAGGACAGGTATGACATAATGGGAAACCTTGCCATCTCCAAAGTACTTAAGAGTATTAGatattttttctgtttatatAGAGATTACTTTTCTTGTATTGGCTGTAGATACAATTATATGGTGCTTATCAAGAGTGAATAGTGTTTTGCATTTCACAAATTGTCCCATACTTTGAAATTGTTTCACACAGAGACAGTCTCTTGTATGGACGCCAGCCTGTGCGAATGTCACCTGGTGTCCCAACCCTCAAGCACCGCAGCAGCACCCCTAGTTCACATATGAATGGCTTGGGCTCACTAAGCGGAGGTGGGGTGCAGTCTGATAACCAAAGTAGAGAGCGTGAGCGAGAAAGAGAGGCAGACAAGAGACAACATTCTGCATCTAGGGCACCAGCGTCAGCTTCCTCTGCAGCACCGGACAGACCTCGATCTTCAACATCGTCTGTTCTCACAACTTCTCCTGGTGCACCCTTAGCACATTCTCCTCTGGATATTTTTCACCGGCAGCCACCACACACTCTTAGCACAGAATCTTCACAAAGAGAGAACAATGGTCcagcctcttcttcctcctctgcTAGTTCACTTCCAGTCAAGAAACCTGATCGGACCACAACTCCGGTATCCAAATCTGCACTTTGCCTAACCTCTGGGATGCTCCTACCCCAAGTCAAGGTCAAAGAAGAACGTAAAGAGGAGCCCGAGCCAGTGCCCATCTCCTTATCACATCATGCTGTACCTCCACACAGCTTTGAGCAGCCCAGTAGTCGACATCACCACCATCCATCCACCCCATCCTCAACTCACTCATTGACTCCTACACCTGGCGTGCCTCTTCCTCCACCAACTCCACATCCTCCCCATCATCATACTCTATCCCTCTTAGATCGTTCACGAGCTATTGATGCCTATCTAGGGGGTTCTGGAAGTTCAGCTGGACTGGTAATAGGTTCTGCAGCTGACCGGTTCCCACCACATCCACATGCTCCTCCTCAAGGTCATTCCCAAGCCACTCACAACTTTCCATGGGACCCTTGGAGGGACCTGGCTGCCCAACAACAGCATCAACGCAGGGATGTATTGGCCTTAAGGTCAGATCCCCACTTTGCACTTCGCTCTGATCCACACTTGTCTCGACTGTTCCAGCAACAGCAGGTTCAGCGCTATTTGGAGGCAGAAAGAGCGGCAGTTGCAGCAGCTGTGGCAAACAGCCCACACCATACACAAGTACCTACCTCTATGTCCTCTGCTAATTCCTCAGCAACCAGACCAGAGTTTGGTTTGATGTCCCATCCATTCGATGAGGAACAACGTGCTCATATACTGCGGGAAGACTTTGAGAGAGCACGGTACTTTGGGATGCACCCACATCCACACCTATCCACACACCACCTTCCTAGCCCATCTCATGCTGCTCACCTAGAACAGCTTCATGCAGGGCTACTTGGTCACTCTCATCTTCATCAAGGCGGAGCCTCCACACCATCACATCATTCTGGCCTCTATGCTAGACTGGGACCTCTGAATTCACATTCACATGTACCTAATGGCATTTTAACCAAGACCCCAGGTCTAGTTGGGGCATTGTCAGTTGGGGCTCCACCTCCTCTCATTCCATCTGTGAACAGATCCTCTACTCCAAACCGTGGCTCCAGACTTGGTGGGCCAGGAGACATGGCCCTTTTCACCACACATAAAGATGGGGAGTCCAGATAGTACTGAATTATTGTGCTGAAACCACACCTTACATGGCAGAGTTCTACAGGACACTCAGACAGCACTGTTACAGTGACCATAAACAAGTGTTGAATCCACCTGACTTTCCAGGGCTGTTTGATATATTTATCCACTGTGGTTATGTTGGTACAGTTAAGGTACTCCCTTGCTGTGCCCTGGTTTGTATTAGggttttctttacaaaaaggCCTGTGATGTTCAAAGACTATTCATTACTACTACTAATTTGAAGACAGTGAGATGGATCCAGAATTGTGTACAGTGACACCGTTATCTGTTTTACACTTGCCGTGCAGAATATGTTTCTCCAACTGAAATCAAGGAAAGCCTACTTTAGAGTTACGGTCTTGAGCTTAGCATTTGAAGAAAGAGAAATCGGACCCTGACTGAAATAGTCAAGTACTTCTCTGATTGTCTGAATCAGCACTGTTGGGAAATATTTGAATTTAAAGATACATGCTGTCCACATTCTGCTTTAAATATTAAAGTCAAACATCAGACAACTTCCATGAACATCAATTGAacttaagatttatttttttctttagaaaagtTATTATGAACTGTACATCTTGTTggataatattttaaaattcaaagGGAAAGAACTGTCTCCCATTCATTAGTCAGGCTTGGCATAAGAGCTGGGCCAGAATATAGTAGAATAGTGATATTTCTTTTGTAATAATTATTGTTAACATGAAATACCTTCCATAATAAATATATTCACTGTTTATGTTATAATGTCATGTTTCAGGTCTCACCAAATGCACTCCCATGTTTAAATGAGTCAGTGATGATTACAGTCCAGCAAAGAACTACAGTGATATTGCTCTGATCCGATATATTGGTTGTGTTGATATCAATGTACTAAGGATGTAACAAAGCCAGCCTCAACAGTGCATAGAACTGAATATATTTATACTTTGGGAGaggtgtgtgtgttatttttgtttgatcAAGGTTGAAGCTGGTGGATGTCTCCAGAAAAACAAACATCATACAGACAAACTCAGAATGACATGGGTCCTCTATCTACTGGACAAAAGAAGTGCTCATCTTGTAACTGCAGCTAAACTACAGGATTAAAGGACTCTTAAATAGAGATACAGGACATTCTGGATTAATTGTTTGAGCAAAAccaattttatacattttaaatatgcccCCTCCCCCTGCAAAGATAACCACAAAGATGAATTAAACAAATGGTTGGTTATTTACATGTGTGTTATTGTATTGATTCATTGTGTATAGCTGCTCACACATGAGTATCTATAATATAAAAGTTTATTACTGCCACATCACAAAGTTGAGTCAAGTTTTGATGGTATAGTCTATGCTTTTCATATTTCATTTTACTTCCACGTTCATAAAACTAACatctattattaatataatttaaactaTAAGACTGCTCAAAGTTGATTCAAAGAATACCTTTTCTTTACACACTAGTTTGAAGAAACGATTAATGTTCAAAAGCTCCAAGAACGCACAGTTTAGAGTGTCATAAGTTTCTCATAAGACTTTTAGATTTTAAAAGAAAACGCCTGCAATGTCTGTTCAGCTGCATCTGTGTCAGACGCTCTCACGTCTCGCGAGATGTCGTTGAGCTCCGCAACTTGGTCAGCAGTCGTTCGTTCCTCCATTTCGCTGCGTCGAAAGTCTCCTCCCCGCAACCGCTAGATTCAGCGATCCCGAAACCAGTCTCTCTCGGACCGTTCTTTAACTTGATCCTACGAACCTGCCAGTACCTCACTGGGTACCGAGAGACAGTTCGGAACGGTCTCATCTTGGATTGAGTACGATTTGAAGCGGATGGCGACTCCTTCTGCGAGAATTTAGTAAAAGAAAGGTGCTCGGAAATGTCAGGTAGGTGGGAACTTAAGATGGCGGCGGTGAGATGAGGGGGGAGCGCTGGGGAGGAAGTgatgggagggggaggggggaaaGGGGTTATAGGGGGATTGTGACATGGCGGTTCAAGTTTACTTTCTAGAAGTCTGGTGGTTAAAGTATTTATCACTTTTGAAAGGTTACCCCTCAGCAAGACATTGATTAAGCTGAATCGCATCAGCACATTTGAGCATCACTCCTATCTCTATGTAATGCAATGTATATGAAAACTTGTGCAAGTCCAAGTGGTTTCGGTTTCCTTTGTGCTGCACTCTTTGGAGACATCACGTTGAAAATGAAACTCGTCCGTCAATGCGAGTCCAACAACCAACTTGTTATTGTGCGTTATTGTTATTGGCCTCCAGTGTTACTTCGAGTGTAGTTTACTTTATCAAACACATTGCCACCCCTTAGAAATAATTGAATTTACCCATATTTTTCAGTAAAACTGAAACCAATGAGTTGCTAAAGGCCATATATATATGCTGTTAATACAGTATGTTGCAGAAAATGAATTGACTGGCATTTTTTGTCACGCGTGACCACAAACAGTGACGTCACTTGGTCCCTtgtatgggtaaaaaaaaaaaaaaaattacgttaAGTGACAAGTCTTTTAAGTCCGTGTCAAGGGATTACAAGAAAATGTAGTTCACTTTTCTCGTTGCATAACTTCTTATGGAAGGCGACGAATGCACGCGCTCGGTTTGCCCCGTGCGCTAGAGAGCTCGAGACGGTGTGTGTATTTATACATGTATCaaagtctctgtgtgtgtgtgtgtgtgtgtgtgtgtgaaagaaagaaagagagtgagtgagagagatatCTAATAACAGACATCCTCTCTCGCAATATTTCACAAAACGGCCAAGGACATTAGCTCTGTGTAATTTTAACTTCAACATCGTAAATGAAGCGTTGTcctagctgctgcattttaacATATATGGGCTTTTAGCATCGCTAGCCTGCTCAAGGCCCATGTGTGTCTACAGCCCGCCTCATGTATATATATTTGCCGGCAGCATTCATTATCTCCAGAATAAACGTTAACCGTCAAGTGTTGGCTGTAGTTTATAATCATTCACTGAGAATAACATCCGATTGAGCGGTAACTCGTCGCTAAATGCTAGCTGTAAATAAAGCACCCGGACTGTTGTACTGAAATGACCGTGTCTTAGCCAACCGGCTCCACAATTACATCAGTTGTTTTCCATTTATGATTTAAGTTATGTTTTTAAAGTTGTGAACAACTCATTTTTAAACGACCATGCCTTATTTGGTCTGGTAAATGCTGAAGGAAGACGCCGCTGGCTTTTTGAAGAAGTTGCATGTGTacaaatgtatgtgcatgtgaattttcagaaGTATTAAAAGCGAGTACTGTCGCAACTCATGTGTTCAGTTGATTCAGCAAGTAGAATTGAATCATGTACTTGCTGTTTTTGCGTTAGGGTttctaatataatattaatttatctCTAAATGTTTGTCTCTTCCCTCAGATCCGGTAGTGTCTTTGATCTCATCATCCTGGAAATAGAAATCACGGAAGAGGCTGGTCCTTCATCACTTACAGGTGTTTAGTTCTTCCAATTTATatggtattgtttatttgcaAGCTGAT contains the following coding sequences:
- the LOC127626952 gene encoding autism susceptibility gene 2 protein homolog isoform X8, giving the protein MDGPSRSGGFRQSRRSRSQRDRERRRRRADLAEHRASSPSSASDQELCRRDSLLGANGAVCRPGFPGVRHRPPRRRKRESVSCEEDIIDGFAIASFISLEALEMDSSLKPAEQSGLLMGRGIKRKRGLDENGRPLSEPEEGPPATYTNSWEQRRKIKSKLKRKGDTKVSGNHMETGYICDTESESGGKATDNMEPAFIVCTREAVNSNMASSTVGNGCPLLPSNSSLPLLSVTPWVSGLERSQEKSMEQPYPEPISTSSSLPSLTAHSTASISTSLPGQRNGNGGPHHHHGPSPPQHKHKPFLPFPGKSQSIFAVGSNNRSSTSGKPPSLSASSLSIRPPTPAKSVSLGRGPGGIGTVRPSSRPSPGAVFTPSPSLPPPPPLLQVSPHTSTDQDVICQDLPESSAPGGPSVSGSSSGTSSRSSQAQNSIPTMAYQFHQHNHQHQHTHTHQHFLHHTAAAAPLFDKYPGKIEGLFRHPFFPQYPPSVPGIQPVLPPTGPFSSLQGAFQPKGAASEMNPGLGVVPPHLQPKATRLTDPFAPPPKVSNKPGKWCAMHVRVAWMILRHQEKVKLMQADPQKLDFRNDLLPRLPGPGIGGLGGLGPLGPLPPTHDLTRPGSLFVATDPYGRSPPFSSLGALGSGAFGGLGSPTIAASAVGGLGNPHDPWNRLHVTPPFFPSGSSWVKGPEKRDDRGKDMERRELTHIKDEKDRDSLLYGRQPVRMSPGVPTLKHRSSTPSSHMNGLGSLSGGGVQSDNQSREREREREADKRQHSASRAPASASSAAPDRPRSSTSSVLTTSPGAPLAHSPLDIFHRQPPHTLSTESSQRENNGPASSSSSASSLPVKKPDRTTTPVSKSALCLTSGMLLPQVKVKEERKEEPEPVPISLSHHAVPPHSFEQPSSRHHHHPSTPSSTHSLTPTPGVPLPPPTPHPPHHHTLSLLDRSRAIDAYLGGSGSSAGLVIGSAADRFPPHPHAPPQGHSQATHNFPWDPWRDLAAQQQHQRRDVLALRSDPHFALRSDPHLSRLFQQQQVQRYLEAERAAVAAAVANSPHHTQVPTSMSSANSSATRPEFGLMSHPFDEEQRAHILREDFERARYFGMHPHPHLSTHHLPSPSHAAHLEQLHAGLLGHSHLHQGGASTPSHHSGLYARLGPLNSHSHVPNGILTKTPGLVGALSVGAPPPLIPSVNRSSTPNRGSRLGGPGDMALFTTHKDGESR
- the LOC127626952 gene encoding autism susceptibility gene 2 protein homolog isoform X5 is translated as MDGPSRSGGFRQSRRSRSQRDRERRRRRADLAEHRASSPSSASDQELCRRDSLLGANGAVCRPGFPGVRHRPPRRRKRESVSCEEDIIDGFAIASFISLEALEMDSSLKPAEQSGLLMGRGIKRKRGLDENGRPLSEPEEGPPATYTNSWEQRRKIKSKLKRKGDTKVSGNHMETGYICDTESESGGKATDNMEPAFIVCTREAVNSNMASSTVGNGCPLLPSNSSLPLLSVTPWVSGLERSQEKSMEQPYPEPISTSSSLPSLTAHSTASISTSLPGQRNGNGGPHHHHGPSPPQHKHKPFLPFPGKSQSIFAVGSNNRSSTSGKPPSLSASSLSIRPPTPAKSVSLGRGPGGIGTVRPSSRPSPGAVFTPSPSLPPPPPLLQVSPHTSTDQDVICQDLPESSAPGGPSVSGSSSGTSSRSSQAQNSIPTMAYQFHQHNHQHQHTHTHQHFLHHTAAAAPLFDKYPGKIEGLFRHPFFPQYPPSVPGIQPVLPPTGPFSSLQGAFQPKGAASEMNPGLGVVPPHLQPKATRLTDPFAPPPKVSNKPGKWCAMHVRVAWMILRHQEKVKLMQADPQKLDFRNDLLPRLPGPGIGGLGGLGPLGPLPPTHDLTRPGSLFVATGGVNPSSTPFMPPSTPHSSFLTPAAHLDPYGRSPPFSSLGALGSGAFGGLGSPTIAASAVGGLGNPHDPWNRLHVTPPFFPSGSSWVKGPEKRDDRGKDMERRELTHIKDEKDRDSLLYGRQPVRMSPGVPTLKHRSSTPSSHMNGLGSLSGGGVQSDNQSREREREREADKRQHSASRAPASASSAAPDRPRSSTSSVLTTSPGAPLAHSPLDIFHRQPPHTLSTESSQRENNGPASSSSSASSLPVKKPDRTTTPVSKSALCLTSGMLLPQVKVKEERKEEPEPVPISLSHHAVPPHSFEQPSSRHHHHPSTPSSTHSLTPTPGVPLPPPTPHPPHHHTLSLLDRSRAIDAYLGGSGSSAGLVIGSAADRFPPHPHAPPQGHSQATHNFPWDPWRDLAAQQQHQRRDVLALRSDPHFALRSDPHLSRLFQQQQVQRYLEAERAAVAAAVANSPHHTQVPTSMSSANSSATRPEFGLMSHPFDEEQRAHILREDFERARYFGMHPHPHLSTHHLPSPSHAAHLEQLHAGLLGHSHLHQGGASTPSHHSGLYARLGPLNSHSHVPNGILTKTPGLVGALSVGAPPPLIPSVNRSSTPNRGSRLGGPGDMALFTTHKDGESR
- the LOC127626952 gene encoding autism susceptibility gene 2 protein homolog isoform X2 produces the protein MDGPSRSGGFRQSRRSRSQRDRERRRRRADLAEHRASSPSSASDQELCRRDSLLGANGAVCRPGFPGVRHRPPRRRKRESVSCEEDIIDGFAIASFISLEALEMDSSLKPAEQSGLLMGRGIKRKRGLDENGRPLSEPEEGPPATYTNSWEQRRKIKSKLKRKGDTKVSGNHMETGYICDTESESGGKATDNMEPAFIVCTREAVNSNMASSTVGNGCPLLPSNSSLPLLSVTPWVSGLERSQEKSMEQPYPEPISTSSSLPSLTAHSTASISTSLPGQRNGNGGPHHHHGPSPPQHKHKPFLPFPGKSQSIFAVGSNNRSSTSGKPPSLSASSLSIRPPTPAKSVSLGRGPGGIGTVRPSSRPSPGAVFTPSPSLPPPPPLLQVSPHTSTDQDVICQDLPESSAPGGPSVSGSSSGTSSRSSQAQNSIPTMAYQFHQHNHQHQHTHTHQHFLHHTAAAAPLFDKYPGKIEGLFRHPFFPQYPPSVPGIQPVLPPTGPFSSLQGAFQPKLVALQGAASEMNPGLGVVPPHLQPKATRLTDPFAPPPKVSNKPGKWCAMHVRVAWMILRHQEKVKLMQADPQKLDFRNDLLPRLPGPGIGGLGGLGPLGPLPPTHDLTRPGSLFVATGGVNPSSTPFMPPSTPHSSFLTPAAHLDPYGRSPPFSSLGALGSGAFGGLGSPTIAASAVGGLGNPHDPWNRLHVTPPFFPSGSSWVKGPEKRDDRGKDMERRELTHIKDEKDRDSLLYGRQPVRMSPGVPTLKHRSSTPSSHMNGLGSLSGGGVQSDNQSREREREREADKRQHSASRAPASASSAAPDRPRSSTSSVLTTSPGAPLAHSPLDIFHRQPPHTLSTESSQRENNGPASSSSSASSLPVKKPDRTTTPVSKSALCLTSGMLLPQVKVKEERKEEPEPVPISLSHHAVPPHSFEQPSSRHHHHPSTPSSTHSLTPTPGVPLPPPTPHPPHHHTLSLLDRSRAIDAYLGGSGSSAGLVIGSAADRFPPHPHAPPQGHSQATHNFPWDPWRDLAAQQQHQRRDVLALRSDPHFALRSDPHLSRLFQQQQVQRYLEAERAAVAAAVANSPHHTQVPTSMSSANSSATRPEFGLMSHPFDEEQRAHILREDFERARYFGMHPHPHLSTHHLPSPSHAAHLEQLHAGLLGHSHLHQGGASTPSHHSGLYARLGPLNSHSHVPNGILTKTPGLVGALSVGAPPPLIPSVNRSSTPNRGSRLGGPGDMALFTTHKDGESR